The nucleotide window tgctaagtgACCGATAGAAATTGAAATCTCCCAGAAAAATCCAGTTTTCTTCGTCCTCTATGTCCTGATTTCGAAACCACTCAATGAACTCTGATCTAGCCGGTTCATCACAAGGACCATAGACTGTAGTTAGTTTCCAAACTTCATTAGTGTGGGCAGACTGAAACTGCATTGTGATGCCATATTGCCTTTTTTCTAACACGTTACCAGCAAAAATTGAGCTGTTCCACAGCACAAGTAAACCTCCTGATGCTCCAAGTGAAGGAATATAATCAAAATTATCAAACCTTCTCGGTGCAAATTTTTGGATGTACTGCATATCAAAAACCTCTCGCTTTGTTTCTTGTAGACAGATGATAGAACAAGAACTCTCTTCTATTTTATTTCGCACTGCATCCCATTTATCTGATCGATTTATGCCCCGAATGTTCCAGCAAAGAATGCTCCAATCACGTGTATTCATTCATAACAAATTTATGGGGGCAGCTCTCACTGACGTCACTAGGATCATCAGCACAGGATAGATATGAATCATAGCGAACATGAGCATTGCGATCAGCTTTAACCGAAACCAACACAAAATATAGGCTGTTCCAACACAGGCACATCGATAGCACGATAGGATAAAGGACTTGGTTGGAAACAAAAACGATCTTCTGGCCCATAGAAGCTCCAGTGGTCTCCATCCGCTTCTTCCCTTCTTTACTGTTCTTCGTCATCTTCATCGAGAACAAATGGAGGAGGCGCCTGTAACAGCGCATCGTCAGTGAGACCGCTAGGGTCAACACCACATtgtataccccatcctctgagaATAGAAATCGAGATGGGTTTTATCTCCCCTGTGACTTCATCGACTTCTACCACCCAATTCTTGCTCCGCTTAGAGGGCTCTTTATTGATTCTGACCGGGCGGAAACCCTCCTTGTCGGACGAGAGGCGAGTGCTGCGACGCACAAATGTTTGGGTTAGAGGTGTGCGTGGATCAGAGATGGAAACAAGATTTGGGAGGAGCATATCCTTGCGTTTCTGAGGAGCTTGGTTGCCATCAGCCCGACCCATGCTGCTTTCTGGACCAGGCCTGATTCCCTCAATTTGAATTTCAAGATTAGATGGGCCAGAAGCGCACAAGAAGAGTGTATCAGTCGGGGTGAGATCAGGGATGACAGGAGCTGAACTCTCGGGTAACTCATCTTCAGACATCATCGCAAGCATAACAGGGCTGGCAGGGATAGAGTTCTGAACCCAAATTTGTAGATCCACCTCCTCATGTACAATCCCCATAGCATCAATGGTCAGTGGTGGACCAATCTTGGATGCTGCAAGGGCCAGTGCAATACACCGAGACTCCATGAAATAGGGAAAAGCTCTCAACAGTTGCACAACAGGAGTAGGGCGCCATACTACAACTGCCACACCAGATGCTTCAGGTGGAGGATGGTTCACCCTTTTGTTCTGACCACCTAATCTAGTTGCATCTTCATTTTCAACAGGATGTGCAAATCTAGAGGTGTCAATGGTGATAGGCCTGTGCATCTGCTGTTGGCTTCTCGAGCTGCTTGCCCCATCTACAAAAATACCCCTAAGGGTGAACCTCGGAGGTACTGCATTTGAGTTATAAAGCATATCTGCTGCCCTCTGTCTCAGTTCAGTATCACTCGGGAGGCCATTTTTGTGGAGCATGAGCATATTTGCACAACGGGTCTGTGAAGCAACAAAGCGAGCATGATCCTCCATCTGAGTTGAGCTGGCATCACTTGGAGATGAGCTTCCATCATTTGTAGCATTGTTTCCCAAAACATCCTCAGGACAGATGTCGAGGACCTCACCACGCTAAAAATGTGGCGATGAGGGCGGATGTAAATCATCAATAGCTTGTTTCTGTCCTGAGAAAATAGAAGCCGAGTGGTCCGGGAAATCAGCTTGAAAGTCAAGGTCGAGCTGGAGGTCTTTGTCTCTCGGAGGTTTCGGTTGCCAAATGAGATTGGGTCTGCTACGGGATAAGCATATTTTTTTGATGTGGCCAAAATTGTGGCAGGCCCAACACCGGAGCATACCAGGACAGTTCGGGCGAGTGTGGCCCATGTTCATGCAGCGAGTACAAGGTCCAGAGACGATCTTGAGTTTTGAATGGTCAGCATCGCCTGCAGCGGGGATGTCTCCCTGCCGTTGCATGTCCCGTGGCTGCTCAAAACATGTGATGTCTCCCTGCCGCTGCATGTCCCGTGGCTGTTCAAGATCTGAATACCGATGAACATGATCATGATCTGCATGAAAATTCAACTTGGCATTCCCAAAAACCAGACGATCAGAAGGTTCAGAGACGTTGCATGAAACTTTCACTGTAAAGGCTCCAAACTTGAGATGCCGTGGAGGAGAGCATTTGGGAGAGGACTGCTGGACCAGCTGTTTAGCAAAACTAACTTTCTTTTGGGATTTTGAAGCCTTAGCAGCAGCCTTTTTTGAACTGCGCGACAGGACCTTTGTCCATTCTTTTTCTTGCTCGATCTCCCATGCATGCTTCTCACGTTCCCAGTGGGGTGTGCCATTGTTCCAAAGATGAAAATAGATATCAAACATGTTGGTAATGACTCTGCGGAGTTTGTAAACAAAGAAGCCAACATCTTTCGAGAACACCGAGAACCGAAAATGATTGTTGCTTAGGAATTGAACATGAAAGTCCAGAGCTTTGCCACCCAAACAGGATTGCAGTGCCAGAGCAACCGTATCCTCAGTCAGGCGGAACAGGAAACGACGGAATGTGACCAGGAGGAAGAACGAGCCATTGGGAGTGGGATAAGAATGATGTACCGGAGACTTGTAGCGCCGTCGAATCTCATCTTGGAATTCCAGACCAAGATTGAAGTCCAAATGAGGAGCCAAATCCGAGGAGGATCCCATGGTTGGTTCACTGCCGTTGACTGAAGCATTTAGCCAAACACTTGGTGTGCAGTGAAAGTGCTCACCATCGCAGAGTTGCCTGCTGATAAATGAAAACGCCTGATGGCGAGCACTTCACATCACAGAGCAGATAACATGAGGACGCCGCGGACGGAAGCAGGATTGACGCCGAGGTCGATGGAGTCCGGCGGCGAAACTCGTGCACGGATGTTGATACTGAAGCTGGCGCAGAAGTTGAGAGATGGGACGAACAAAGACCTGTCTTAGATGATTCAGTTGGAAGGCGGAATAATAACACAGCAATTCCCACTGCGAATGGGACCTCTTCGTGCGGGCATGGCGGCGCAGCGCGGCGAACCCGCACACGGAGGCACCGATACGGCCGTCCGAGGCGAGCTAGAGGGCGGTTGCCTTTCGATTTGGGAGAGGATGGAATGCTCTAGGGGGTACAACTCACTTGTAATACCATATTTTTATTCCACTTTTAGTGCAAGTTTGTGGTTCTTGCAGGACGATTCATTTATTTGCCATTCACAAGATCTCACTTTCTAAACTCACACAGCAACACACGGTGTATGTTGACCTAGTTGTTTATGTGACCGGGGGAAGGGGGAGTGTACGTGAATATAAGGACAAATAATGAATGAATAGCACTTAAACGTGACGGTGTTGCACCGCCTAGGCATCTATCGTTTTTCTTAACACTTTAGGTAGTACTCCTGACCGTTCCGGAGAACGAATAAAGTTTGAAACACGCAGCAGCAAACGACGAGATGCGGAAGCAATGCGTGCGTGTCGGAAATAGCAATTAAGCAGCTGGTCCGCGTATCACATCCAGACGCGTCGGTCTAGCTGTAAGCTGTGCCTGTGCGCGCGCGTGATTTCCCACTCCCACCCGGTTCCAGAGCCACAGTCCCACAGACCCTGGGCCTCCCTGTCCAGCGGGCAGCGGCCACGGCAACCCATCACACATGACACAGGCACGGCTAAAAGGGAAGGCGCGCCAGGACTGAGAGTGAGAGTAGCTGCTGCGCGCTTGCGAATCCAATCCTGGAGATTAGGTAGAGAGGCCGAGGCCAGGATGAGAGTGGCGGTGGTGGGCGCCGGCGTGAGCGGGCTGGCGAGGAGCGGCGGCGCGAGGGTGACCGTGTACGAGAAGGAGGACTACCTCGGTGGGCACGCCAGGACCGTGGCCGTCGAGGACGCCGACGCCGGCACCGTGCAGCTCGACCTCGGCTTCATGGTCTTCAACCGGGTACGTGCGTGCGTACATCGGTGCATTTAGTAGATATAAGCGCATCGTGATGTTCTGCATGTCCGGCAGctagcttgattgtttgtcgtgCGCTGCGCCGTACCCACCCACGGGCATTCTGTGCCATTCGGCATGAACAGTTCTTCCTCCTACCTTTTAGGCGCTTCAACAACTAGTCTTTCGTGTTCGATTTAGCCGAGAGAATtcccttctccttttcctttCCATTTCCATCTTCTTGCTCATGCCAGAACTGGGCAACAAATATGTGGATTAGTTTAGGTTATTATTATTCACTTCAAGGTTAATTATTGTCCTGTGATTAGTTGTTGCAAAAAAAAACCATCAAGCAATATAATCCATAaaccatgatgatgatgactttACAAACAGGGGGGAGGGCGCGTGCGATATCGAGGCGACGTGGAGGCAGCAGTGACCTTACACGCTCACGTGGTCACCAGCAAAACGCGAGAGCCAATGCCACACCTTCCTGGCTTGGCTCCCTTTTTCTAGACATCTATATCCCACATGTAGTACTATATTCTACGACGTGTCAGATTGCTTGATTGCGACGATGTCCAGTAGCTATGGCTACTATTAGCACTAGAAGATTAGCGTGGTTATTAGCAATGCTGTCGGCCTCACTTAGTACTCCGAGGACCAGTCCACATCTCTGTGTACCCCTCTTCCTGTCCATACATTTATTTAGAATCTATATTGCCGTACTCCATCCGTTTCAAAACATAGAGGATATTAAGATTAATAAATTCAAACTTCACAAATTTTAATTAGTAATTGATAAATTGCATACATGTTTATGTACTAAATCCGTTCCAAGTTacagttcgtttgactttttttttactctaagtttgaccactcgtcttattcaaaaaattgtgCTAGATATCACTTCATTTGTTGTgggctttattaacaaaagttcttcaagaatgacttaaatttgactatgtttacaCAATTTTTTTGAATAAAGACGAGAGGTCAAACTTGAGGTCAAAAAAGttaaacgaattataatttggaacggatggagtaataTTTAAGAGTTTGTTTTATTATATGAGTTACATCAGTGGTTTCACATTCCACACATTTTTCAACACAAAATTTTGATTTTGCGACCATtgatgatgtcttgtatgaacaACTAATGGTCAAAGTATACTTCTAAAAACTTACTCAAATCATAATACACCTCATAAAAAGGAATGGAGTGAGTAGTAAATAATCTACTCTTGGCCTAGTTTGACTTGGTGAGGTCATATCAAGATCATGCTTGGTGGTTTTATACTGCATCGATCATGGCTATAAAATTTACACAAAAAAGTATTTTTAAATGTGAATCTCATAACGTTAAATATGTATGCAATAGTCTGTATATTATTAAGCTAAtggttattcaaatatatattaaGGACTTCAAATTCATTACTTTTAAGAAAAATAAAGGACATGCTTCGCAAGAGGCATACATGTCAGTCACAGCTATCCTTGTTATCCTAATTCCTATCTGGTCTTCTCTATCCTTGTGGGTCCATGTATCCTTGATTCCTTGGCTTGGATTTGTTTGGGAATTGGGATGCTTGGGTCGTGATCTCTCCTTACAAACAACATATGTATTCATTCATATCGGGTGCTTTCTCCGGCTAGAAATTTAAGTCCATGGATACATTAATATATTGAATGTGTCACCTTAACTACCAAATATGTGTAAGGATATAATATAAAAAGGGTTATATATTATGAAATTATTTTCACAGTGGATGAAGCAATAAGTCCTATGTTGTCAATAAGTTCATAAAAATTTATATACTCGCAAACAAAGATAAAAGAAATGGTTTAAACAATCCATATGGACTTATGTTTTTCTCATCCCTTATACAAGTCCAACCTTCACCTTTATTAGTGACCCCACAACATTTGGACTAGTCAAATTACCACACACACGTCATTCATTAAACCATCTTGATTCTCACCTTGAACATGATTTTTGTATTCCACCTTACAAATGTTAGTGCTAGTTTAAACATCTCCTTAATTGCTACAAGATGTACTTTCTCGTATCAAGTAacaacaacaatgcaaatggttAGTACTCCAAACGAGATTGATAACACCACATGCACCATTATTTTTGTACCATTGGCATCAACCTCAGTCAAATTCAGGGTTCAAGGTTTGAGTGGGTGCCAAACTAGGGGAAAAGCCAAGGAAGTAGGCTAACCTGATGACTAAATGGGTAGTGCACAAGACAACAAAAGTGATAAGGGTAACGTCGACCGTGGGTGACCAAGAACAAATGGTGGTCATGTTCTGAGGCGGAGATTATCAAATTGATGGTTCGATACTATTAGGTTAGCTTGACATCAGCAGGATCTAGCTGCAAACCAAGGAAGGAGAGCAACGGGAGTTAGTCAAGGCACACATGTTGGATCAAAAGGGGGGAAATAATAACTCATTGTTTTGGATTTGCATCATACGAGTTCATCATTTAAAAAATATCATAGGGAGTACGTCAAACAATACGCTAAAACTTTCTATGATTTCACGCATTCCACACATTTTTAACCTGATTTGATTTCACAACCATTGATGATGTCTTCTAAGAGTAGCTAATAGTCAAAATATACTTCTAGAGACTCAAATCCAAATACACCTCAACAAAAGTAATTGAGGGGGTAGCAAATAATCTACTCTATATAGCCCTCCATTTCAAAACATATATATGGCCTAGTTTGATTTGTTGTGGTCATCAAGATCATATCTTGACATTTTTATACTGCATCGGTCATGGCTATAAAATTTACACAATATGAAAGTACTTTTAAATGCGAATCTAGTAATACTAAATGCATGTGCCATAGTCTCTACACTATTAAGCTATGGTTCATCAAATATACATTATGAAAGATAAGTATGTACACCGGTCTAAAGTCCCAACAATAATGACCTATCCTTGTAAAAGGACATGCTTTGCAAGGACATGCAAGTTAGCGGCAGCTACCCTTGTTATCCTATCCTATCCTATCTTCTCCAACCTTGTGTGTCGATATATCCTTGGCTTGGATTTGATTGGGATGCTCCCTCTAGATCCCTCCTTACAAAGGGGATATGTCTTCTTTCATCTCTTTTCCTTGGCTTTGTCAatattaaggttaattatttagttagaagtatgtttaccatgtatatttttgttgctataagtgttggttatattattttagttgcaatgtaaatgattatattttacattaatttgcgttgttttgattgatgtttaatttaaactattttattagatggaagacatattttgggagcagttatggcgaaaacggggttgtcctagagaattgtaccccgacgagtctagcaaagatgtcaccgtctctcctgaactccatgtccctaactgtgattgtggtcgtccagccgacgtgtttcaatcgagacatccggaattccggacacagcggctcgttgcttcaacacatgcagtcgttttaatgtaagtaattgttttcgcatgtttttttcttcatttgtattactaggttactaattttttgttggaattttgttgtgtaggcccatgagaggtgctttttctttcagtggatcgatggtgcagacaagtttgaccccagataCATCCTTTTCAACGATTGGTgaagagggcgacatccacgagagcacttcgagcggtgggttccacctccccctaacccccctccaatgatggctaaggagaagcacttagccatagttagacgacttgagaaacctcctctgtgcgattatggagatcgagctgtgataaaccctaagaatacgttggagtttgtgtgtgcaaacaagcatgaagtaaatgcaaagtgtatgtgttgaaaagttgagctatatgtgttcatgtactaatgtcaccttatttaggtgtattcaatggcgaagtgtcgtttcaaggagtggttgtatggtcctaagaaccaatggctagAAGAACCTCTaaaggcaaagcaaaagaagaaagaaaggttaatttataaagcacctccagtcaagtgcgaatgtggtgttaaatccaactacggtctagttccttcgaagcttggaataggccattattgcggccatatggttgactatgatgaggttggttatttttgtggtaaccatgaaatcgtattttatttcttttgctaagacatatatgatataattttcgtttgaacagagcactaggaaatgtaggtgggaatgtgatgatggtcaagctaagttcttggatgaactaaaggggaagcaagtaattgcacggaagagggaatatggacctgactacgtcaacctattagttaaacatcacaaagacaagatgcgtgagtttgctagacaacgcggtatttgtaacccgatcgatgttgggcttgacaaatggggattgaagagatggatgacgttagaggaggagagggcaaggaaggatgCAAGGGAGGacacaagagtatagatgcaggtcttgaatgagcatattgttgcattatgtgccagtgagtgcttgaaagccttttttcgttacctaattttaaatgtaatataatcgcgttgctaactgattgcattttatacatgaagggattggatgcagcgaggaacatgctacAAAGGTGGCTTATGTAAGGGATTGGATACAGCAAGGAACATGCTATAGAGGTGgctcatctctctagcagaggcgggcttgtaggcaaagaaggctgaggatgacactggtagactgagcgagttcatcgctctagcagaggtgggcttacagatggaggaggctgaggacgacattggcagactgagcaagctcatcgctctagcagaggcgggcttacaggcggaggaggatgatgacgcgtTCTTCACTTAGGCCATAGATGAAGCGGAGACCGCTTACGATAGCCGACATGGaggtcagagcaatgcaggtgagcctagccacatgaacgAGGAGGAAGAGAACATGTTCTTGTCTCAGGCCATAGATGAAGCAGAGGCCGTTTACTATAGGTGAAAGGCAGATCAGggaaatgcaggtgagcctagccatagcaatagggttgtggttgaggattggtactcgaacgacgagttgcttactcagtatgtttctgacttaGGGTTTTTTATTGCGCCGTTTGTTAGtttcatgctttattaatgatcaatgtagctatgtactagaaattctattgtgttgtcttatattctatTTGAACttttgatgtattgtacccatgtatcatgtgctcgaattacccatggtcgatcttaagtgatcccatccgtttgtatcatgcgttgagaatttctaaaacgaacatAATCGAGTGAAATTATCTCGAATATGGCACCATAGCCCACTGGTTCTGCCACGCCATAGTCCACGGTGCGACAGTGATGCGTCATAGCCCACGACGCGGTAGTGATGTGGACAGAAACCGATCAGCCTCAATTGAGCTACTAtcggtgctgtaaacaactacaagtgctgccacgatcgtgcgcaagttgaaatgaatatgaagcaaataaatagacgacaagttgccacataacattttcattggttcatgagtctgcaagtttcggaTGATAATATTCATTCGATATAAGTTCGatgtaatgaactaagtcctaggaatgtaaggatccctcgaacgcctcttggaaacctcgtcatccggtggaagaagggggtcgtcatactccacctcaagaaggggataCATCCGTTGTAGCGTGAGAGGGGCCATCCTATTATAAATAGATAAACAAAGGATTAGAGTATTCAAaataacattatgtagcattgcaaaatttgaactacttattATGCAATACAAACACAATATGAAAAGCACCTGCTGCCATCGTCTTCTATACCTGCTAGCCTTATGACTAGATTCTT belongs to Miscanthus floridulus cultivar M001 chromosome 4, ASM1932011v1, whole genome shotgun sequence and includes:
- the LOC136549989 gene encoding uncharacterized protein: MRVAVVGAGVSGLARSGGARVTVYEKEDYLGGHARTVAVEDADAGTVQLDLGFMVFNRMEDIFWEQLWRKRGCPRELYPDESSKDVTVSPELHVPNCDCGRPADVFQSRHPEFRTQRLVASTHAVVLMPMRGAFSFSGSMVQTSLTPDTSFSTIGEEGDIHESTSSGGFHLPLTPLQ